The DNA sequence TACTCCTGGGCCCATCAGAGGGGCCATCAGCCCATCAAAGTCCCACCTGCACAACCCAGAGGAGCACAGCGTGCACAATGGAAGGTGGGAACCCAAATCAGCAACTTCTGATGAACAAACACCTTGTCCAGGCCACTCCCAGGAGAGCCGTCAgtcccagcagctctccagatCTTCTCTCAGACTAAAGGAGGAATTGCTGGCTGGGGGTGGGATGCAACAGATAAGGAGAAAGGCAGTTTTGGATCACACAGGACTACTTATGGGGTGCTTATGGGAGGGGCCGAGGTGATTTGGAGAGGATTAAGTGTGGGAAAATAGAGGCGTAGTCGCATATAAGTAGTGGTAGAAGCCACTACAATATCTCTATCAAATACTAGAACTCGAGAGGATCCAAGAGGAAGTGTCCTAGCCCTCAAGAAATAGCAATGCCATACTGCAGTCTTTCTGTGTTAAGCAGACAGGAAACCAGGGTAGCAACTCCCAGACACTGGGACTCACACCCAAGACCTCAAAATCTCAAGTTGAATGCAGCAGAACCACACAAAACCATTCTTACGTGTTAGaaacacagccctgcagactCGTCATCTTGCTTTTCAGGGCCATCAACATACAATTTACCAACCAGTGACCAAGAGGATCTTCCCCAAGACCTCTCTTCAGAGGCAGGACAGGTCTAATTAAGGTATATTTCTCAAGGCCCTGTCTACTCAAAGCATTTATCATGGCATCTCCCATTCACACCAACTCTTTGCACCTCATTGCACTTTGGAGCTGATTCCTCACGGcaagctgtgggttttttgcaacTTCTATGTTGTTAACTGAGCTTACTGCTCTACACTTTGTTCTTCAGATCACTCCTTAGTTACTAGGTTAGCAGTATCGTGTTCGGAATGCCCcaggcaaaaccaaagcagacagaaagcagcaaaacaaactgtCCCTTACCTACACCAAAGCATGTATATGCTGCATTATTCTACGCAGTCACTCAAGGAATATTCCCCAAGCCAaagttcttcattttttttatttctcgGGTCACACCTTTTTAGAGCTTCTTTACATTTACCCCCTCAACGTCTGTCAACTAAGTCTAATTTGGGGCAGACGGGAGACAAAACTATCATTTGCTATTTGATACTTTCCCCATTAGCACAAGATGGGTCTGTTTCGTCACAGCTTTGCTCACCATTTTTAGATATTTAGCAGTTGTCAAAACTCACGAAACTGCAGATCTAGAGATAAGAACACTGAATAATGCAGTTTTCCAAGCATGCGGCTAGGACCTCTTTCTTACTGCTACTCAACTACATCAGTCAATTCTTCACATCTATCAAACAGCTCCTGAGGATGACAACCCAGACTGAGGCTGAAGGGATTCTCTCGGTCACGGGGCATGAGCCACAATCACACAATGCTCATCAGTTCATCTAATAAAATAAGCGTGACCCTTTACCAGCTTCTCCAAAAACTGTTTTGAAGCCCAGACCATATCAACTAAATAAAATTAGGGTTTTTACAATAGGCCAAACTCACTGGAAGCCTACAAATCAGATGCTAAAAACCAGATACTACAGAATCCCAGATTTTGAATTACCTTCCATGAAGGCAGTTATTTAACTTTTTGCCTCCAAgatcttttcatgttttaaattacCAACTAATTACCACGCTTTATTGAACTGACTGCAACACACTTTTTCAAGTATCTATAAACATGAATTTAAGCACTCATTTCTACAGTTTTTGCAGTCAAGGTTTGCACAAGCAAGCTGATCATACTCATTTCCTATAAAACCTGTTTGCCACGTAAGAATTTCAGATACACATTCTCTAGCCAGAAAGATCCCTGTTCTTGCAACCTCTGCTCCTTAATTAATTACATAAAGCACTTCAGATAAGAGACTAatcagcaacatttttttgcCAAATCATCTTTGAACTGGTTGTTCTTGAGCTTCCACCTGAATTTTCCTGCTGAAGATATAACTAAGTTTTTCCTTCACAAGTAGGATGGAGGACTAGGACTGAGTTTTTCCTTCACCACAGTGAAGGTGGATCATTACCTGCTGCAACAGTTTCTGCCTTCTCCCTGTTCTGGAGAAGCTTACAGATAGCAGCCACCCTATTACTCTATTATGAAATGCACCTAACTCATCTGGCATGTCAACCAGGAAGTCAGAGCGCCTCAAAAGCCATCTTCTGAATACCAGCATAGATGCAAACGCACCTGTGAAACGGAGACACCACCAGCTCCTTGACCCTTTAATTGTCTCAGCAGGACCTTCACAACAGCCTGTAGATTGCCAGCACTAATATCCATCATTGTCTGGGATGCTGCCAGCATTGGGGAGTTGTTCAGACATGCCACATGCTACCCAGGGGAGCAGGAGCCTGTGCCATGAAGCAGGAGCACATGCCATTTCATAGCACCACTGAAACACACGGTTTCTTTGGGGACACTGAAAACATGCCCAGAGAACTTCATAGGCACAGCCTAGGCAAGGGCATCATACAGTGCTTTTTCCAACTACTTTGCCTTGGAAGAGGCCCAGAACAGCAGAATCCATACTATCCCTCACAAGCAGTCACCTCTGTCTGCACTTAGCCATGTACTATCAGTTTTTGCTTGCCAGCTAGATAAAAACCTTTCAAGTGCCAGAACAAACCTGCAGAACAgggaaagcaacagcaaaacacacacagtgAATCACAGGCCTGTAGTTCTCAGAATGTACTGAGGTCTGTCTTACCACTATCAGAAGAATCTTCTTTCTTAGACCGCATCTTTCTCTTTCGGCCACGCTTGCCCTTCTTCGTCTCTCCTCcattctctccttccccaccatCTAGGCCAGAGCAGTTATCAGCATGTCTGGCCATTGTGCTCTACtcagtggaagagaaaaaccacaacaaaaaatgcAACATGCATTGAATGCAAGATCAGATTTTCTGGctcctttttttccaatcaCATTTCTGGTAacttatgtatattttttttcccaaggaagaCTATTTAGGGGAAATGGgtaaatttcattaatttttattcataaagCTGCATTTTCGCATTGCTCATGGTGTCAACACTAACACGTGCTAGTACTAATTCCAAATTATACCAGCTCTTCCCCGCTCTCTTCCTCTCAGAAAGAGGCGCTCTATTTAAAAGATCTGTATCACGCCTTGTACCTCACCCACCTTTCCTTTTGGTTAAACAGGTTCCCCTCCCCTGGGCTAAAAGCCTCATTCCACCCCAAAACGCCACTATTCAAACCAGTGTATTCCCTTACCCTGCGAGTGAATGTTTTGCCACATTTGGAACAGACAAAGGCAGCAGGAACAAAGTTGGGATCGTGGTATCGTTTGAAGTGCATATCGAGGAGCTGTTTCTGACGGAAGTTTTTATCACAATGGCTACAGGCATAAGGCTTTTCTCCAGTATGGGTCCGTTTATGCATGACCATGTGCCGCTCCTGACACGACAAGGAAGACAACTTGAGAACTCAGACATATGGATACAGAAGAGCGAGTTTTCAGCTAAAAGGAGGCCAAAACTTTATTCTTAATATCCTGCAGGAATGTGAGAGCATCTTGACTGATGGCATATTGAGTCCTAGCAACTTCCATCCTATACAGACTCCTACCCCTGTGTCAACAGATACATCAAGGTTGTGACTTACAAGGTGTTTCTCTAGAGGGGAGCACTACACCAAGAAGCAAAGGCCACTGAACTTTCCTTCACACCCTTCAAAAAGATTTAGGGAGCTAATTTGATCTTGACACAGCCGGTCAAACTCAACAGCTAAGATTTCCACCGCAGCTTCAGCTCCTGTTCTAACACTCCTAAGGGGTGCCAGTCCCACCAGCTTACCTGTCTGCATGCATAATCGCACTGGTCACACTTGAAGCGCTTCTCATTCTTGTGAGACTTTTGATGCTGTATGAGGGCATACCGCTCATGAAACACAGCGTCGCAGTAGCGACACTTCTTGCCCTGTTCGATGTAGGAATGCTGCTTTCGCAAATGGACACCTAGGAACAAAAGAATGGGAGGATTTAATCACCACGGCTTTCCAAGCACAAAGGACTAGCCTACAGTCCCCTTTGGGATCTTCCCTCTACGTACTCTTGAGCTCAAgccaaaaaaagtgaaatagttAATTTAGGATTCAACTAAAAACTTAAGACACTCATAATTAAAAGCAACCAGAACAATTTCTAGACAGAAAGGTCTTGCAGAAAAACTCCATCAAGTTTTTCCAGGGAATTCTAGAGTTGGTTATTAGTCCCAGTCTGTGCCGATACAGTACACTTGCATTTGGTAACGTATAACTGTCAACCTAAAGCATCCTGTGAAGTGTTATGTTTAAGACTAGTCCGAATTGCCTGGATACAACCACAAGCCAGGTAATAAACTGGGGGAAACAGGATTTTCTGCAGGATTAAAAGTCAGAGTCAGAGGATTAGAAGGCAACAGGGATACCAGCAAATAATCCCTGACAGAGGTTTTAGccacttctttaaaaatcctCCAACTAAGAGCATATCACAGCTGCACGAGGTAGCTTAGGGGAGACTAAAGCATTATTAGAAGAGAAATTCTTCAGAGCTAACATCAATTTGGCTCTGTTGTAAATCAGCTCGTTTGCTCTCAACATCAACTGACTGCCATCCTCTCAAACTGCCTCTCACTGTAGCGTTTTACACTCGCCTTGATTGGAAGGGAGCCTGCCTTCCCAATACTTGGGTGATATTCTGTTTATAGACAGAAAGTTCTGCCAAATCAtggcttcttccttctcctcagctgctctgggcaCGATATTTTTCACCTTCTTGTAGACCATAAAAGAGAGCTTGAAACTTAATCTCTCCTACCCTGTCTGTGGCACACAGCTCCACATCTTGGAAAATTAAACTACTTGGTCTAATTCAAACCTTTTAGCTTTAGCAATGAGAATATCTCTGCATGAAATTTAATGGTCTCCAATGTGCAGGAGGTCAAGCCAAGTGATCTTTGGGTTTTTCAGACCCCAATCCATACGCAGTCGTAATATCAGTCCAAGTTCAATAAATGCCTTGCACCCATGGGCCTGAAAACAGTAACTTGTCTTGTATGCTTGGAAAACATGCTACActttcaaataatgaaaagaaacccaaaattCTTATCATCTGCAGCAGCTGTAGTAAGCTAAAAGCATGTATTACCAGCCACACACCTAAGCCTGTGCTTCATTTTGTGCGGTTAACAGAAGTATtaggttaagaaaaaaaaaagacagcagttGGGTTATGTGAACTCTAATTCTGGGAAGTGTTTTGTAGAATCTTCATGCGAAATACATACCCAAGTCACTCTTTCTCGCTATAACAGTATCACAGTGAGGACAGTGAAATTTGGCCACGTTCTCTGTGTGCTTCTGCAAAATGTGCATCTTCATGGTACCACTCTGAGTGAAGCGAGCATGGCAGATGTAACATTCGTATGGCTTCTctccttcagaaggaaaaaaatagcacaagtacttttattaaaaggaaatctcACCAAGAagccccaaacaaaacaacctccCAGAAACTTTCAACAGACAGCTAGTTAACAGCAGTAGTAACTCTAAGCAGAGCTCAATAACGTCTCTTTCTCTAGAAATTTTAGCTCCAGTATGTGTCTTTCTACAAAGAGACTCAAGTTCAATCTTTAAGCAaatgatttaaattattatCCTTACTCTGAGAAATGCACGGAAGGCCCGACCTACACGCAGGCTGCCAGAAGACAGCAGGCGGCATCAGATTTTACTGGAGGTGAGGGTTCTGAATGCTCACATATATGCGCAAgggcattttttcccccctcctcttcaATTTTAGCAATATGATTAATTTGGCACTCCAGTAACATTCTGTGCCAAAACCATCCCTATTTCTATTGAATAAAAAATTTAGAATCTTTATGAACATGCATGAGATGCTTTTGCAGCTACACTCAAGCAAACCATAAATGGCTATAATCTTCTTCTGTTATTGGTGTTCCACCTCCAGTTGAAGCTTCTTCCGTTCCTACTAGAAGCGCCTGTTTTTTATCACCTCACAGTCAAACTGGCAGTCAGAATCCTCCAAGCTTATTTCTCAGTGCAGCAATTACTATCAGGTTATGAATTTACTAGCGCTTACAAACCACGGTGCATTCTCTTTGGCTACAGACTTTATAATGGTTTTGTATTAAActacaaaatattaatttcttttgctgtttaagTGTTAGCACACACGCTACACAGCCTCAGCACTCTGCCACTAAAACACACCACACTAAAAGCCCATGGTGTCAATACCGGAGTGGGTCCTCATGTGCCTCTTCAGTTTGTAGGTATCCCTGCTGGCATAACTGCACAAGCTGCACTGGAACGGACGCTCTCCAGTGTGAGAACGAATGTGGCGTTTCAATTTGCTAACCTGGAAGTCAAGAGGAAGACTGGAGTTAGCATAGACGAGCAGGTCAGATCGCCAAAAGTACAAGAAATCAGTTTAAGGCAGTctattcttatttttgtcttgcCACTAAACCCAACAACTCTGTCTTATTGCCACTCTCACGCTGCACACAGTCACTTGCTCCTGCCCACTCTGCTTCACCTCCCAACCTCATTCCCAGTCCTGCCTGATGCTTGTTCCCACGTTCCGTGCAGCCGGATTTAGAGCCTTGTGCTCAACTTATTGTTATTGACCACGTCAGCGTCTGAAAGTATTTGAAAGCATCCTGGAGAGACACAAGAAAGCGCTCTGGGAAACCATGCGCCCAAGGGTTGGTGTCTCCCATACAGTGTATTTTTCTCCACAGGGTGCCTTCTTGGGTCCTCTCCAGTTAGAGAGGcataaaataaaccaatttCTTATTACGAACAACTAAAATCTAGCCCTGCAATCAACAGGGTGACttaattcctttcttctcctgtttttaTCTCAAAGGCATGTACCTAGCTTAAAGGTCAGCATGAACACAAACGTTAAGGCATTTTCTGCTCAAACATGACCACGCTGCATAATCACCAACCTCTGTCTACAAAACGCAGCACAAGCTCACATAAGGACCAATTTGGTTATTCTTTCCTAATTCATACTATGAAAACCACCGCAACACAACTTATTCACCACTCAAATCACAGGACCTGGAATTACAGCACTGCAGCCGGAgtgtggggagggaaagaaaaagcccgAAACCCCTACTCATCCTCTCCCACTGCACACATcgaatttttttttaacattatgtTGCTCATATTTCCCATCAGAGTATAAAAGCTGTCCTGTAGCATAAGTAACAATACTGCATAGAGCATTTGAGGAAGCTTAATTTACTTGAGCAAATTAGACAATCACCCAATATTAGCAAAGCTCCTTTTCACCAATATTGAGGTAATATCCATCTAAATAAACATCAACGCTGCTGCCCTCCATTTCATTCCTGTGCTTTAAGTACATGGGTCAAGGCTCAGGAATTTTGCCTACGGTTACCTTAATGGCACAGACAGATAATGAGCAGAATGCACATTTCTGAAGTGGGAGGGCAACTCTCGTCTGAAAGTACATCCTACTGCACAGGAGACAGTTGCCTCCTCCAACACAGAGCACGCTACAATCCCTGCAATCATCCTAAAGGCcaaataatttaagaaacaaCAACTATATCTCCAAAGAGGGAATGGGTATCACCTAGGATTTCTGTGCATAAATGCTCTCAAACCATTTTCTCAATAACTGAGGAAACCCCACCATTTGCTTCCCCAAACAGACCTgatttataactttttttttttctcctcagagtcTTTTAAACAAATGGCTAAGAGGAAATGCCTAAGCACAGAGTTTATAACAGATGGTGAACAAGCTTTGAAGCATACAAGGAAGTGTTTAGCACTGTAACAATTAACATACCTCCACACTAGCATAATCACACATGGAACATTTGAATGGTTTCTCATGGGTATGTTTGTAGCGGCGATGCCGAACCAACTCTCCACTGGTCACAAAGGCCATGTCACAGTCTGGGCACTTGTGAGGGCGAGTACCTGATTGTTTGCAGCAAAACAGGAAGACCATGACATTCAGATttaataacaacagaaaatatggGACAGTTGTGTTGGTTTTAGTGAATTAGCAACATTGCTTTCATGTTCTGAAAGAGTAGAGCAGGAAATAATACACAAGAGGCACAACTTTTGGATAAATAACTAATGGATTGACGATCTTGGCGAATTAAAACCCTTCCAATGAGGAAACAGGCTCTCTTGTTTTTGTATCACTTGGTTACTTACAGATTTTGAAGCACCCAGTTATATCTAACATCagtacacagagaaaaagagggatacaaattaaactttttttttttcccagcagaaagGTCACAAGCAGTTTAAGTTTAATCACAGTTCAACTACCTGTAGTTTTATACCAGAAACTTTAGTAAGGAGCAACAGAAATGTGCTACTAGCCATCAGTTTTATTGGTCCAGTTTATAATCTGTTGCTTggggttaggttttttttattttcaataccGTTATGTTCAGCTCCAGCCTCATTCTCATCTCTTCTACAAGCAGCAGCGGCAACACAAAACTTAGAACACAAGTActaatgaaacatttctgtaacTTCAGGTAATTTCAGATCAAGCCCAGGATCAGTTTTATACCTGTGTACAGGACAAGCTCTGCACCTGAGGTGGccaggcagaaaataaaaatggtttcttcctttttagcTCATTCCATAAGAGGAATTAGATTCAAGATAGATCCATCCTGGTTGTGTATCTGTTCTAACGACAGAGCAGATTCTACAGAACCAACATACACAAAACCAAGAGTACCTGTGTGAGTGTTGAGGTGGTTCCTCAGCAACGTGACTGTCCGGAAAGCCCTGCCACAAAGATGGCACTTATGTGGTCTTTCATCAGTGTGGCTTTTCATGTGGCGGTCCAAGTTGGAACGACGCGGACAAGTGTAACTGCACAGTTCGCACTGGAATGTCTTCTTTACACCTAGCCATGAAGGAAATCATCTTTACTCGACAGAACTGCGGCCTACTGCATAACATACAAGATCAGCAGGGACAAGGAAAGATTCTTGGAGGTGTAGCTACTACAAGGAACCATTATGTACCATTAAATCCAACTGCATATCCTAAGGAACAGATGCTGCCTATGGCTGGCTTGGCTTCAGACTGCATTAGTATGCCAGCACTCAGTGTTCCCTCTCTGCTCTAAAAAGTGGAGTTTTAAGAAAACTTACAGTTTTAAGAAAAGTCAAACGCACCCACTGCCGTATTATTGTACACCGTCCACCTTACCCAGCAACtggttaggaaaaaacccacagaactAATTACACTGCTGGTTCCTGATGTAAACCACGTGTACACAAACTTACTTATGTAttacagcaaagagaaaaatcttttcaattgCAGTTGTATGCGAATACTAACGCATCGCGCTCGAGGAAAGTGAGCTTCTTTACAGAAGAAGATGGGAGGTTTGCCCAAGAAACAACAGACCTGAGCACTCTTGTAGAAAGAGTGAGTGCCACTGGGCACATGTCAGCTTTACTCCCACTTGCATCTACTCAGTCACTTCAATCATACTGCAAGGTGCCACCAtaacaaagacattttcaaaatccACTCGCAGACTGGGAGcttacctttctttttaatttttgttggtTTAGGTGGCTTCATATTGCCCACCACCTTTTCTGCATTGACCTCAGACAACaaaccctcctgctgctcctcttcaAAGTCATACACAGAGACATCCACATCTTTGCCCTCCTCGGTGTAGCGAAGCttactctttttgtttttctttgtttttttggcTGGCGGCTGATAGTCTGGATCTTTTTGCCAATTAGGATCTTCCTGCGGCTGAAGTTCGCCTTGTTCCAGTGTCTCCACCTCACCATTTGCACCCACTTTCACTACCTGGAAGCCTTCCGGTAAAGGGAGGGTGTGACAGATCATGGGCTCTCCCTCTTGCAGGCCTCCTTTGGAAACCTCATTTTCATAAGCTCCCTGAAGTTCTTCCACAGACGTGGTGGCAACAGGTACAGTCACTGGTACAGGTACTTGGACCAGCTGAAGCTCACCAAGGTTTATAGGCTGCTCTTCCATATTAACAACCTGAAGCGTTATGATCTGCGTGTCGTCCACTGTAGCCTCCGCTTCTTGAGGCACTGCACCTTCCATCACTTCGGTCTTCATTTGAAGAAGAGTTGGATCCAGCTGTTCCATCATCACCATTTGCACACCACTGTTGACATCCTGCACTACTTCACCTCCGTCTGCCTGGTTTGGTGGTATATGACAAGCATCGTCCTCCTGCCCACCTTCACGGCGCCTTTGAtaggtttttctctcttttcctttaataaaagtTTCCGATTCCTCCACGATAGCTTCGACCGCCTCACCTTCCATTTCACCTTCCTGctgtaaaaacaaagagaatgaAATGCTGCACACCATCCAGTGTATTTTAACAACTGCACAAACCCCCCAGAGGGACAAGCGGCCTAACTGAAGACAACCGGCTCAACACCAGCAACATATTGCTACCACGTTCACAAAAGAGGATTTGAGAACTGGAGGTCTCTCCCAGCGTATCACCACCATAAACCAGCACCATTGTACAACACTGCCTGAAGTGAGACAGCTGTACTGGTTtcttggaaaggaaggaaagcaaggagaagAGATTAAGTGATATGCGTGTTCCCGTTTCTCAAAGACCACAAATCCCACAGACA is a window from the Balearica regulorum gibbericeps isolate bBalReg1 chromosome 13, bBalReg1.pri, whole genome shotgun sequence genome containing:
- the CTCF gene encoding transcriptional repressor CTCF isoform X3; translated protein: MEGEAVEAIVEESETFIKGKERKTYQRRREGGQEDDACHIPPNQADGGEVVQDVNSGVQMVMMEQLDPTLLQMKTEVMEGAVPQEAEATVDDTQIITLQVVNMEEQPINLGELQLVQVPVPVTVPVATTSVEELQGAYENEVSKGGLQEGEPMICHTLPLPEGFQVVKVGANGEVETLEQGELQPQEDPNWQKDPDYQPPAKKTKKNKKSKLRYTEEGKDVDVSVYDFEEEQQEGLLSEVNAEKVVGNMKPPKPTKIKKKGVKKTFQCELCSYTCPRRSNLDRHMKSHTDERPHKCHLCGRAFRTVTLLRNHLNTHTGTRPHKCPDCDMAFVTSGELVRHRRYKHTHEKPFKCSMCDYASVEVSKLKRHIRSHTGERPFQCSLCSYASRDTYKLKRHMRTHSGEKPYECYICHARFTQSGTMKMHILQKHTENVAKFHCPHCDTVIARKSDLGVHLRKQHSYIEQGKKCRYCDAVFHERYALIQHQKSHKNEKRFKCDQCDYACRQERHMVMHKRTHTGEKPYACSHCDKNFRQKQLLDMHFKRYHDPNFVPAAFVCSKCGKTFTRRSTMARHADNCSGLDGGEGENGGETKKGKRGRKRKMRSKKEDSSDSEENAEPDLNDNEDEEETAVEIEAEPEVEQEAPAPPPSKKRRGRPPGKAATQPKQSQPAAIIQVEDQNTGEIENIIVEVKKEPDAETVEEEEEAQPAVVEAPNGDLTPEMILSMMDR
- the CTCF gene encoding transcriptional repressor CTCF isoform X2 codes for the protein MHPFLFGVILRTCLLQEGEMEGEAVEAIVEESETFIKGKERKTYQRRREGGQEDDACHIPPNQADGGEVVQDVNSGVQMVMMEQLDPTLLQMKTEVMEGAVPQEAEATVDDTQIITLQVVNMEEQPINLGELQLVQVPVPVTVPVATTSVEELQGAYENEVSKGGLQEGEPMICHTLPLPEGFQVVKVGANGEVETLEQGELQPQEDPNWQKDPDYQPPAKKTKKNKKSKLRYTEEGKDVDVSVYDFEEEQQEGLLSEVNAEKVVGNMKPPKPTKIKKKGVKKTFQCELCSYTCPRRSNLDRHMKSHTDERPHKCHLCGRAFRTVTLLRNHLNTHTGTRPHKCPDCDMAFVTSGELVRHRRYKHTHEKPFKCSMCDYASVEVSKLKRHIRSHTGERPFQCSLCSYASRDTYKLKRHMRTHSGEKPYECYICHARFTQSGTMKMHILQKHTENVAKFHCPHCDTVIARKSDLGVHLRKQHSYIEQGKKCRYCDAVFHERYALIQHQKSHKNEKRFKCDQCDYACRQERHMVMHKRTHTGEKPYACSHCDKNFRQKQLLDMHFKRYHDPNFVPAAFVCSKCGKTFTRRSTMARHADNCSGLDGGEGENGGETKKGKRGRKRKMRSKKEDSSDSEENAEPDLNDNEDEEETAVEIEAEPEVEQEAPAPPPSKKRRGRPPGKAATQPKQSQPAAIIQVEDQNTGEIENIIVEVKKEPDAETVEEEEEAQPAVVEAPNGDLTPEMILSMMDR
- the CTCF gene encoding transcriptional repressor CTCF isoform X1, giving the protein MKRTNQSRQKCRSVKNINQEGEMEGEAVEAIVEESETFIKGKERKTYQRRREGGQEDDACHIPPNQADGGEVVQDVNSGVQMVMMEQLDPTLLQMKTEVMEGAVPQEAEATVDDTQIITLQVVNMEEQPINLGELQLVQVPVPVTVPVATTSVEELQGAYENEVSKGGLQEGEPMICHTLPLPEGFQVVKVGANGEVETLEQGELQPQEDPNWQKDPDYQPPAKKTKKNKKSKLRYTEEGKDVDVSVYDFEEEQQEGLLSEVNAEKVVGNMKPPKPTKIKKKGVKKTFQCELCSYTCPRRSNLDRHMKSHTDERPHKCHLCGRAFRTVTLLRNHLNTHTGTRPHKCPDCDMAFVTSGELVRHRRYKHTHEKPFKCSMCDYASVEVSKLKRHIRSHTGERPFQCSLCSYASRDTYKLKRHMRTHSGEKPYECYICHARFTQSGTMKMHILQKHTENVAKFHCPHCDTVIARKSDLGVHLRKQHSYIEQGKKCRYCDAVFHERYALIQHQKSHKNEKRFKCDQCDYACRQERHMVMHKRTHTGEKPYACSHCDKNFRQKQLLDMHFKRYHDPNFVPAAFVCSKCGKTFTRRSTMARHADNCSGLDGGEGENGGETKKGKRGRKRKMRSKKEDSSDSEENAEPDLNDNEDEEETAVEIEAEPEVEQEAPAPPPSKKRRGRPPGKAATQPKQSQPAAIIQVEDQNTGEIENIIVEVKKEPDAETVEEEEEAQPAVVEAPNGDLTPEMILSMMDR